The genomic stretch aaatatattagagaatatatatacataagatacaatatatatactacaagacaatatattatgcgaatatatatacataagatacaatatatatactacaagaaaatatattatgcgaatatatatacataagatacaatatatatactacaagaaaatatataagagaatatatatacataagatacaatataatatactacaagaaaatatattatgctacaatatatacataatatacaatatatatactacaagaaaatatataagagaatatatatacataagatacaatataatatactacaagaaaatatattatgcgaatatatatacataagatacaatatatatactacaagaaaatatataagagaatatatatacataagatacaatatatatactacaagaaaatatattatgcgaatatatatacataagatacaatatatatactacaagaaaatatataagagaatatatatacataagatacaatatatatactacaagacaatatattatgcgaatatatatacataagatacaatatatatactacaagaaaatatataagagaatatatatacataagatacaatatatatactacaagacaatatattatgcatgacaatttagtgttttactattgttttgttattttctttttcgtcaagcactttaataattagatctacatatatactatatatatatatttaatatatacatgatactacaagaaattgccttaaaaaaaataaaaataaaaaacccgctaggcccgcgaagcccacgagctcggcccgttaagcacaggaccatgtgggcttaggcccgtcacgggccggttccacccattgagcccacgaggcccgggaccgccagagcccaggcccacgAAGCCCAGACCCACAAAGCCCGACACGTTTGGCCCACGAAGGCCCGGGCCAGAATACAGCACTACCTCCAAGAGCATAAACCGGTCCAAATGAGCGAAATGGATATTTGTTATTCGTAAAAAGACGAAGCAAACAAATATACAGTGGTTAAGAACTTAAGATATATAACCCACctccccaccccccacccccacaCACACACTGAAATGAATATCCTCAGAAGACTTGCAACAATTCAAGAATCAATTCAAGCTTACTTCCTTGAACTTCTATGACGGACTTAATTTACGCAGTTGAGTGGCGCTTGTTCGCGTTAGGACGACTGGTTCTCGTAGTTGTATTGTCCTAACGCAACAACTCAAACAATGCTCCCAATCCTTTTCGAAGTcaatgcccccccccccccgggcTCTAAACCAGTCTTTTTGGAGTTCCTTTTAAtttaacaacttgtttggatggttgttacccatcGTTTTATAACGTATTGTgttatattgtattgtattgtatcgtttttATAAATACAACGTTTGGATAGATCGTATTGTTTGCTGctgttaaataatattttactgtTTGGTTTGACTGAATCATACTGTATTATAAGTCTGTAACAgataagtttactaaaataccctcaattgtttaaatattaaatttatcaataattacGCATAAATATAATTTAAGAAAATCTCTTTCTACTAATTTATCACCAAATATGTCTTATAAATAGATTACGCAGTTAAATTCATACAAATTCTAACAAAATTAGCAATTTTACGTAGGAATTGAAAGCGGCGGAAGttctagaaaaaaaaaagggacgaAGACAAAGTAGAACCATGGAGTAATAAGATAGGGCATAATaggaaagaaaaataggaaacaatcccACCATACCAAATCGGTTGTTTCAAAAAATAGGACTTTTCATTGTTCCGGAACAATGAATTTAATAATACAATACAACCAATTTTAattaaacaatcaaaacaaacattattttgagataacaatacaatacgatacaatgagtaacaaccatccaaacaagctgtaaaacTCAGTTCAATGCCAACGTCTATCTATCTTTTGCCACTGCAACTCCCAAGTCTTTATTCTTTTACCCATGTAGTGTGACATTTGTTTATAGCAGGATAAGTATATACTCCAAATATGTCACAAATATACTCAAGTTTATGAAGATATCATTTGAACTCATAGTGTTTTGTTATCACGATACATCACATTTTTTGCCTCCTTAAGAATAAGAATTGCGATGATCAAGTGGATCAGGTTGTAGTAGCCTCGTTCTATCATTGGGAATGAATAGCGTTATAGATATCAAATCCTAACAAAGTACTCCctctattttatttatttatatgacAATACGGAGTTTAAAAAAGAAAGACTTTTGGCACATACCTAAAGTAACCTTAAAACTTGTACTCTTAAACAACGATGATTTTTTAATGACTATAGGCACATTCATTAAGGGAAAAATGAGAAGTTAAAATAAAGGATTTTCAAATATAGTAAAGGTAACGTTTTTCTAAAACAAACTTAAAAGGAAAGAGGGTCATATAAAACCAGGAGTACAAGTCATTTATCAATCTTGATTATAAGACCGTATCTCATGTACAGCTAATCAAAGTAAAGTGATTCACTTTGCAGCTCAGTTGATAGACCTTTTCTTGACAACAAcaaacaaaaaagaggaaaaaagagcgGCAGAAGTTTGTAGACAACAACAGTTCATTCAGTGACTGATCTGTACAGACTGCCTGCACTCGATGTAGTCGATTTGACCTATATAAAGttgaataatttttaaaaaaatatgtcTAAGCTAGCTTCAAACTGATTGCTAAGTAAAGGGTACAGAATATCGCACCTACTGATACCTTGACCTGCCTCAGAATACATGTTCCTTGAGCATCTACTCTACAGAAATGTGAATGTCCGTGCTGAATGATGGGCATATCATGGGCCAACTGGTTTTCTATCCCAAGCCTCCCTCGCTCCAACCAAATCCGGGCGGTATCTCTTAGCTAGAACTTCTACTTGTACGGCAAATGACTTATTTTCATGTTGACTTAGCTGACGAACCATTTGGTTCCATCTTTTTCGACACAACTCTCCACTTCTGTGGTCAAGAAGATTGTCCCAATCCACGTCCTCTATGCAGCTTGCATCCAGTTCAAAAAGGGCATCAATTAGGCGATAGTCATCAGTATCTGCCCATTCACCTGCAGCCACCATCGGTGATGTTAATTGTCTGTACCATTTGTTGCAGCAATTTAGAGCAATCCTGGTGGACAATTTGTCACTAATTTCACTCCAGCAAATATTATCCCGTAACATCCCATGCTTAGATTTCttctcttcaaaaagcttcagtTGCAGATTAGCGTTTAGCAAATCAAACAAAGTCTGGATCTCCTCCTGAGCCCAATTTCCTTTTTTGAGATTGTCCAGTTTTATCCTATGCCATGCATTTCCCACATGTACCCTATCTTTCTCAAGTTCATCAGCCAAGATCTTCCACTTGGGCCCATGTTCTCCATAGAACTTTCGTACCATCTCATACTTTTCTTCAGTCCATTTACCCTTCTCACCCATTCTAAACAAACGTTGTGCACGTTTATAAACTGCTATATAAGGCCTGTATGGTATAGCCTTCCCTATCTTTTTCCAGCAGCCCCTTAATTCAGGGATAGATTTAGAGTCCAACACTTTTGGCAACCCGTCTCTGCCCAAGTTATGTACCTCGATGTATCTATAAACAGCGTCTTTGAcaatttcatcttcttcttttgtgAACCATTTGCCGTACAGtaatttttctttattaattTCATGCTTCTCATCACTTGGATAACTGGATGGAGGGAAAACCTGTACCTCACCTGTAAATCTCACTCTTTTATCACTCTTTTCATGTGAAAGATCTTTACAATTGTGTCCTTGTCTTTTTCCTCTTTCTGATGTTAGCATCATCTATTTTGCTATCTTCTATCTCTTCTATGGTTGAAACATCACCTTGATTGACTCCAGTCACAATATCTACCCGTCCAtcctcttttttcctcttttcctttttccttttcttcctcttctcctcGGCTATACCATTTCCACCAGAGCCCTCGCTGAGTGTCTCAACCACTTCACTGTCATGTGTATCACTTCCACTTTTATGAGCAATTGTTTTGGTGTCTACAAGTACATCATGCATTGTATCCTGCTCATTCTTTGATATATTTTTCTTCTTCACAATATTTTTGACAGCATCTTCGCTCCTATCTTTACTGAACTTCCCGGGCTGTTTTCTGtcacctttttctttctttctcttgaTGTCACGATCTTCACTTTCTCCGGGTGCTTTAGTTCCCATCTTTTCCTTATCCATTTCTTTCCTGGTCCCTGCAGAAGAGAGCTTCTCTTCCTTGAAACATAGATCACGCTCAACAGCTTTAACATCACCTTTTTTCACTTCACAACCATTAGGGGcagcattttttttccttttattggaTTGCTTCTCCAACATCATGTGCACACCAACCTTCTCATCTCCTAGGACCATGCCTCTTTTGGACAATGTCACGTGTGCGTCTTCTTGCAATGCACCAAAATTGGCTTCTCTGCAAAAGGAGAAAGAGATAGAGAAAGAACGGTTAAGAGATTGAGTACACCGCAACCCCCTGATGAGATTACCAGAAGCCATGTAAAAACTATGACCTATCTActtgtattttctttactttatttttatattacCGACTTATTTCAAGAAATAGCTTTTACAAGATTACCCACATTAACCAACAAGCAGCTGAATGACTGAACTCTGTAGTCTCCAGTTTCTGGATTTCCAATTTTAAAGTTTCAAGTCGCGTAGAAGAGTCAATTAGATTCCGAACATAAAGCAAAGCCTAAAAGAAATGTTTGATCTAACATCTGTATAAATGAAAGACTGTTACAGCTCCCATATTACCATCGCAAATTAAAAGGCTACTCGGTTAAAGCATGGCACTAAAACTCCAAAGATTAAAAAACTATATCCCATCTTGAAGAGCAAAATAAAAATACCTAATCAATTCTAAGGACGAAGGCAAACCCTTCCTGCTCAAAATCAGTCTCTCAAATGAGACCTGCTGTATTTGTGCCTAACTTTCTATGAAACTAGCAAGAGTTAATACTGCTACTCCCTCTGGCTTTCTTCAGACCCATCAAAACAGAAAGAGAGTGAAATATCAAGCTAAGAGGAACAGTGTGAGCTACGACAACTATTACTACTACTATTGTGCCTCAATTTTAAGCTAGTTGAGTCTATTGTGCAAATTCATCAATATCTTAAATGCTTTGTTTGGGTCCATAACATTTCAATACTCCGGACCTGAGGATTATATAACACTAGGGATTCTCTAGTGGTTATATCACTAATATACGAAGAGTCTTCTAGTAAGCACTAATAATTTAGATAGTATCACCTATATGAATTTTCAACTTCCACTGTTTTCCATCTTTTTCTAGATTTGCTTGGACTTCGAGATTTCTAAATCTTTTGAGTCAACTTCTTTTCATGTGATTTTAGGTCTATTTCCTCATTTAGCTTGTTCAATCATCGTGTATTCACTTCTAAGAACTGGTGCATCTAGAAGCCTATGTAACACGTGGCAAGCGCCATTCTATCATGTTATCCTCTACATGTGATTTTAAGTCTATCTCTTCCTCGTTTAACTTCAATCATCATGTTTTCACATCTAGAAGCCGGTGCATCTGGAGGCCAATGTAACACGTGGACCATCTCAGACGACATTCTCTTATTGCACAGGAACGATGTGGCTTTACTTAACCAAAAAataggggggagggggggggggttgatgGTATGAGTGCTTATTTCCCATTGACCCTTGAAAACCTCAATTCATATCAATCTGATGTCCAACACAATCAAAATCTTGCTAAAATCCTACAAGCTTAGCTTTCTTAAAGACAGAAAATTTAAAGCAAATAAACTTCACCACCCTATTAACCACCCCACAATTAGATACCCATCAGATCTAACACCTAatatatttgatttctttttccCTTCTAAAGATGGGCATCAAACTTTGTAAACAACATCAGTGGCGAAGCCACATGGTTATAAGAGTGGTCAGCTTGTCatccttcgtcgaaaaattaaACTGTGTATATGTGTAAAATATtacgttttagaggtatataatacATATTGAACATCCTTTGTCGGGTTCACTTCTTTCAGATTTGAATACTCTTGGGTAAATTCCTCGCTTCTCCACTGAACAACATAGCATTAGAAAGACCATCTTTTTTCCTTACCAGAACAAGCTGCAACAAACAGCAATATTATGTTACATTTCAAGACTCAAACTcacatttaaagaaagaaaaaatactcACCTTATATACCCAGAAACAGTAACCAATCAACTTCGTGAAGCCTAAAACTTCACCAAACTTAGGAGGCATTTGTTCAACACCACTTCTTGCAAAGAGCAAATTTCTAGTTgtttttttaaaactttgttttttttttaagtttatgAAATGTTATGCGAAAAATCTATCAATTTTTTGCAAGAACTTCCTCCAAAGGACACCTTAACATTCGGATAATAGcaagtgaaaaaaaaaactaaaaatcaccggcttcaaaaaaaaaaaaattcaaaagcttAAAATGTTGAAGTCAAATTTGTGAAACCTGAATGTTCAAAGGCAATGGCGGGCAGCAATGAGAAACAGGCCAAGTGCGAGAGCTTGTGGACGGAATTCGAGCCCTAATTCAGTTTTCTCTCTTGATTCCCTTTAGGCCATAAATAATTGTGTTTGATTCATTTTATATTTGAGGTATTTGATTAGCAGGTAGTTTAAGGGAGAAAGAAACATTCTTTATGCATACTGAAAGTATATTCAAATGAAAATATATTACTATtcttttgtgattttcatattcCGATACCATACAAGAAATTATATTActctcaatgtttaaggtttgatataattacatttagtatatcTAATTACTAATTCTATACCATAAGTTGTTTTAACTGTACATTAATTGTACCTTATATCACTCCTAAATTAATGGTACCGTATATTCCTCCATATACCCCCACGACACACACACGATTCAAACCATTATTCCCTCTGCTAAAACCAGAAAAACAAATCCGCctctcgggcatagtatcaatcgctcagaacagtatcagcccctcgggctcactctcagtacagtatcagcccctcgggctcactctcaatcacttagaacagtatcagccccttgggctcactctcagatcataatgggtacccgcgctcactgtggatgtgcaaactccggaggggccccttacggcccaagcgctatatcaatccacctcgtggcatcatcactcggcactcggcctcacatcactcaagccacttcatggcatataaagtatcttaggctctcggcctcatatcactcagcatatcctcacatatggtcatcggcctcactcagtccaaaaatcatcacaagccccttgggcattagtaaaatagtagttctcagcccaaaacatgatgtagaaatatcatttaagtttcaaatctgagtaaaagtggctgagtttgtaaaacagtagatatcaacaagactgagttcaaataataagccAAGCAGTGagggaaacagtgataaaaatccccgaagggttcaaatag from Nicotiana sylvestris chromosome 12, ASM39365v2, whole genome shotgun sequence encodes the following:
- the LOC104225334 gene encoding uncharacterized protein, with protein sequence MMLTSERGKRQGHNCKDLSHEKSDKRVRFTGEVQVFPPSSYPSDEKHEINKEKLLYGKWFTKEEDEIVKDAVYRYIEVHNLGRDGLPKVLDSKSIPELRGCWKKIGKAIPYRPYIAVYKRAQRLFRMGEKGKWTEEKYEMVRKFYGEHGPKWKILADELEKDRVHVGNAWHRIKLDNLKKGNWAQEEIQTLFDLLNANLQLKLFEEKKSKHGMLRDNICWSEISDKLSTRIALNCCNKWYRQLTSPMVAAGEWADTDDYRLIDALFELDASCIEDVDWDNLLDHRSGELCRKRWNQMVRQLSQHENKSFAVQVEVLAKRYRPDLVGAREAWDRKPVGP